A genomic stretch from Argiope bruennichi chromosome 2, qqArgBrue1.1, whole genome shotgun sequence includes:
- the LOC129962431 gene encoding uncharacterized protein LOC129962431, protein MRCCSGSPETLQIAQGKLFILWNIVLEKYLALFDTIFFVLRKKQNQISFLHVYHHIVTCLLVTWIGAAPDLSAVFAGDCVYNYIRWYRLREDDESTDILCFFRRQHSCSLHHFL, encoded by the exons ATGAGATGTTGCTCCGGTTCTCCAGAAACCCTCCAAATAGCTCAG GGTAAACTGTTTATACTATGGAATAtagttcttgaaaaatatttagctttatttGATACG ATTTTCTTTGTGCTACGCAAGAAGCAAAATCAGATATCATTTCTTCATGTTTACCATCACATTGTCACTTGTTTACTAGTTACCTGGATTGGGGCAGCACCTGACCTAA GTGCAGTTTTTGCTGGTGATTGCGTATATAATTATATCCGTTGGTACCGGCTGCGAGAAGATGACGAATCTAcagacattttatgtttttttcgtCGTCAGCATTCTTGTTCTCTTCATCATTTTCTATAG
- the LOC129962338 gene encoding uncharacterized protein LOC129962338 yields MQEIKVRQHFLPHHPVFSENSTTKVRPVFDGSAKEKNAPSINDCLEKGPNLVELIPSLINRFRVGKYGVISDIKKAFLQIGLQERDRPYLRFLWKDRGKEGNIKILQHKRVVFGISSSPFLLGATLEFHLKNASYHLKETAQQLMRSFYIDNCVFSVNRKEELARFISESQALLSTSMFELRGWDHSPIEDKTEEMQEDRKVPVLGLLWNLPKETISLDLKSLIKEGKGTITKRKILSTVHRIFDPIGFSCPVTLEPKSLLQECWKLGLSWDAEFSQLITEIFELWKMKLPKLNALEIPRCVREDFAEDSKFSIHVFCDASQSAYATCIFLRAESADSTSCQLIQARNRVAPLKKISILRLELLSCTNGARLAKTTISELGLENIPIFYWSDSMNALYRIKRNENWATFVYNRVLEIRKLTNPENWRHINGTLNPADLPSRGSNAEELVKSLWWNGPN; encoded by the coding sequence ATGCAAGAAATCAAAGTAAGACAGCATTTCTTACCTCACCATCCTGTCTTCTCGGAGAATTCGACGACCAAAGTTCGACCCGTTTTTGATGGTTCAGCTAAAGAAAAGAATGCACCTTCTATTAATGACTGCCTCGAAAAGGGACCAAATCTTGTTGAACTCATTCCATCTCTCATAAATCGCTTTCGTGTTGGAAAATATGGGGTGATATCTGACATCAAGAAGGCCTTTCTGCAAATTGGATTACAAGAACGAGATAGACCATATCTCAGATTTTTATGGAAGGATAGAGGAAAAGAAGGAAATATCAAGATCCTGCAGCACAAAAGAGTTGTGTTCGGAATATCCTCCAGTCCTTTCCTTCTGGGAGCtacattagaatttcatttaaaaaacgctTCATATCATCTCAAGGAAACAGCTCAGCAACTTATGAGGTCTTTCTACATTGATAATTGTGTTTTCAGCGTCAACAGAAAAGAAGAACTCGCTAGATTTATTTCGGAATCGCAAGCACTATTATCTACTTCCATGTTTGAACTTCGAGGGTGGGATCATTCTCCTATTGAAGACAAAACTGAAGAAATGCAAGAAGACCGAAAGGTTCCAGTTCTTGGACTTCTGTGGAATTTGCCAAAGGAAACTATATCTCTAGATTTGAAAAGTTTGATAAAAGAAGGTAAGGGaactattacaaaaagaaaaatcctatCAACCGTTCATCGAATCTTTGATCCGATAGGATTTTCTTGTCCAGTGACTCTAGAGCCCAAATCTTTGTTGCAGGAATGTTGGAAATTGGGGCTCTCATGGGATGCTGAATTCTCTCAGCTGATAACCGAAATATTCGAACTCTGGAAGATGAAATTACCGAAATTGAATGCTCTTGAAATACCAAGATGTGTACGTGAGGACTTTGCAGAAGATTCCAAATTTTCCATCCATGTTTTCTGTGACGCAAGTCAGAGTGCCTACGCTACATGTATCTTCTTGAGAGCTGAATCTGCTGATAGCACGTCGTGCCAGTTAATACAAGCTAGAAATAGAGTTGCTCCTTTGAAAAAGATCTCTATTCTACGCCTAGAACTTTTGTCCTGCACAAATGGAGCTAGATTGGCAAAAACAACCATCTCCGAACTTGGACTTGAGAACATACCAATCTTCTACTGGTCTGACTCCATGAATGCTTTGTATCGGATCAAAAGAAATGAGAACTGGGCCACGTTCGTTTACAACAGGGTACTGGAAATCCGTAAACTCACTAATCCTGAAAACTGGAGGCACATAAATGGAACATTAAACCCAGCTGACCTTCCATCACGAGGTTCCAATGCAGAGGAACTTGTGAAGTCTCTTTGGTGGAACGGTCCAAATTGA
- the LOC129962339 gene encoding uncharacterized protein LOC129962339, with protein MLKSILRKVLGKTSLQFEELYTVLCDAEGIINLRPLSYLNYLIALTSAMFLQDAKETGVPDVDQIDAKRKNKRFFYRQKLCQDLRKRFRIEYLGHLREFSKIRNESKIKEGGIVLIGDSNVKRINWPLGRVIKLYLGKDKKVRLVEVQTKSGSFLRPIQRLFLLEISQSEKSAVPCLQKSDSPSTMMIPDGTPTSSGSHAVPDVSQPRRSRYVRLLKPSVLLDSFV; from the coding sequence ATGTTGAAATCTATCTTAAGAAAAGTTCTTGGAAAGACCTCCTTACAGTTTGAAGAATTGTACACTGTACTATGTGATGCTGAGGGCATTATAAATTTAAGACCTTTGTCATATTTAAATTACCTTATAGCATTAACATCTGCTATGTTTCTGCAAGATGCAAAAGAAACAGGAGTTCCAGATGTAGATCAAATAGATGCTAagagaaagaataaaagattCTTCTACAGGCAAAAATTGTGTCAAGATCTCAGAAAACGTTTCAGAATCGAATATCTTGGACATcttagagaattttcaaaaattcgtaatgaatctaaaattaaagaaggaggCATTGTTCTCATCGGTGATAGTAACGTCAAGCGAATAAATTGGCCTTTGGGAAGAGTCATCAAATTATATCTTGGAAAAGACAAGAAAGTTCGTCTCGTGGAAGTACAGACCAAATCTGGGTCTTTCCTACGTCCAATCCAGAGACTTTTCCTTCTTGAGATCAGCCAAAGTGAAAAATCTGCTGTCCCATGTCTCCAAAAGAGTGATTCTCCATCCACAATGATGATTCCTGATGGTACACCTACATCTAGTGGCTCTCATGCTGTTCCAGATGTGAGCCAACCAAGAAGATCCCGTTATGTCCGGCTTTTAAAGCCCAGTGTTCTCCTGGACTCATTTGTTTGA